A portion of the Candida dubliniensis CD36 chromosome R, complete sequence genome contains these proteins:
- a CDS encoding phosphatidylinositol 4-kinase, putative (Similar to S. cerevisiae STT4), whose product MDYSGITRGSIRAEALKKLAELTVQNPSSNLKEVNTGIQKDDFSKLLSATPKLLNPRGKLNGSISNGSGSGGSGGGILHRDRLSEVAIAKKEYEVIIALSDATKEPMKVDSQIQALINKFKAYLFELPDQKFAYSIVSNSATFSPWSLLGEKLTTGLINLAMQNTKQYLDEVIDIFQEFIEKFFDNMNLHLTHFLTLTGVLDGFNQNAKFLSISSRAYKIFIALDSNIDDADFLNDVENYTDYLYDEPNEFQDLLTRDFVINFSPILYLESLSRLMCAIVNGIINNKDQSLLHYILEKVANKYDQVDDKSNSAIFAKDNLDFSRAHMDIINNLTGLALRKLEFLDRGETYIVYSTYDRLKLGYLAKSHNLQILSCGMFTDNLDLKTSRKLFRSSIEIRDVMLDPDLGLTIFEFGSLLVYKDESIGPSLTRAFTSVIANPKLDPNYCLKASKAVGLGTKKLPQDTVVTTIYSLTNLLFVTNEGLLLPSKSAKRFNTGLSAGDNLSGRDAFASPMSSRRTSFTSFSQAFSKGANSSEFDENDYRKVCENAVTGIIEVCEKCNDESVPALTCTILSQKVNKIDSPIGPLILKALSSCAPFLPEREFVILIRLLNKISFDALEKKNMVMMGYLTESKVLLAEKLKVSNPLFTVYLHELLQAINSKGDVQQLEHHRSHNEISEVGDQIAIYLKPLAALLPDVHLGEKPLEIKSTITINLFRNIWFNMVVHGYNINSKNTKTFRSELERIAYNSPPLASELSWDRTETSIELNTVLRRGSSNHNIKDHRHYLGNIFEVHRSLSYPKLMFLSAAVFVESLRVRNGNCSDSLLYFTDPTIKISGVDKYLGHISFKIVKDFIQLINTGANKQFSADHIAEQLTTMLISCCYPVPEMQDAAMQCCDLLISKVPSSLCHKKSLFALFDLLTLLFDSIADADVHEYEPTTVFRARCTGIKVSMSDDYHWRTSTFNRFHDKCKHWLKILLHKCNIDVKSLIQSYISANESLSFDSPVQFGLSFALEMAGAISSNDREWSAITYANSSNLNALPTIVSQLSWRSNFVTEIMNKLPLRTDEETDFAFQAIREKVYYIKARLIPGDSGFDYPTNDEIMKLLSEIAGLTLLSDVNNAELIRYLVEIPFTMFVPSIMITASGVWFAVMKDKPQLSVLLLSEIAKKWEESIQLRKGVFSQEFDLVHPEFEKMEYAPSNRTLVNKEADIAQKNFAPHLEIIRLFASNFEATLNQSDHLLKIFTRFVEVGLENLKIASYHPLSRLVRFELIKFSFELLQYHIKLGSRSSKYLSELILDGALTWFRQKSTYPFGGNKLKFKSELILLKEVAKFVTGLNNFQSELIDMKSKILLYFMDDEICKFTVWLNSMNPSDTSGTYVNQQIGGQHLKFAYEIDPILAVNLAMRYKLKSLDELLQQLIIKDPLPAISYPDAVQFFIGINAGTHMPSYHLLFWAPLSPIDSITLFLPPFGSNSYILQYTMRSLESHDVNLTFFYVPQIVQSLRFDYKGYVERFIVETAKVSQLFAHQIIWNMLANSYKDEDSQDPDDLKPTLDRIQQTMLKSFSAHDLKFYEKEFGFFNEVTSISGKLKPYIKKSKAEKKEKIDEEMALIKVEPGVYLPSNPDGVVVDINRKSGRPLQSHAKAPFMATFKIKKELVDYDEQGHKQAFEIEKWQSAIFKVGDDCRQDVLALQLISMFRTIWSNAGLDLYVFPYRVTATAPGCGVIDVLPNSTSRDMLGREAVNGLYEYFITKFGPENSIEFQTARNNLIKSLAAYSIISYLLQFKDRHNGNIMYDDQGHILHIDFGFCFDIVPGGVKFEAAPFKLTHEMIMVLGGNDQTQSFKWFEELCVKGYLSCRPYMEFIVRSITPMLESGLPCFKENTIKNLRQRFVPTKSEKEAALYFRKLIKKSMESFYTKGYDEFQRLTNGIPY is encoded by the coding sequence ATGGATTATTCAGGGATTACCCGTGGCTCAATCCGTGCTGAAGctttaaagaaattggcTGAATTAACAGTTCAAAACCCatcttcaaatttaaaagaaGTCAATACTGGGATCCAAAAAGATgatttttctaaattattatctGCAACTCCCAAATTGCTCAACCCTAGAGGTAAATTGAACGGCAGCATAAGTAATGGcagtggtagtggtggtagtggtggtggaatCTTGCATCGTGATAGATTATCTGAAGTTGCCATTGCTAAAAAGGAATACGAAGTGATTATTGCCCTTAGTGATGCCACTAAAGAACCTATGAAAGTTGATTCTCAAATCCAAGCtttaatcaacaaatttaaaGCTTATCTCTTTGAATTGCCAGATCAAAAATTTGCTTATTCGATTGTTTCTAATTCAGCCACCTTCTCACCATGGAGTTTATTAGGAGAAAAATTAACCACTGGTTTGATCAATCTTGCCATGCAGAATACCAAACAATATTTGGATGAagttattgatattttccAAGAATTCATTGAAAAGTTTTTCGATAATATGAACCTTCATTTGACTCATTTCTTGACTTTAACAGGAGTATTGGATGGGTTTAATCAAAATGCCAAATTTTTAAGTATTTCTTCTAGAGCTtataaaattttcattgCTTTGGATTCAAACATTGATGATGCAgattttttgaatgatGTGGAGAATTATACTGATTATCTTTATGATGAACCAAATGAATTCCAAGATTTGTTGACTCGTGATTTtgttatcaatttttcaccAATTTTATACTTGGAAAGTTTGTCGAGATTAATGTGTGCTATTGTTAAtggaattattaataataaagatcAATCTTTGTTGCATTATATTTTAGAAAAAGTTGCCAACAAGTATGATCAAGTCGATGATAAATCGAATCTGGCTATTTTCGCTAAAGacaatttggatttttcaAGAGCTCATATGgatattatcaacaatttaacTGGATTGGCTTTACGtaaattggaatttttgGACCGAGGAGAAACTTATATTGTTTACTCAACATATGATCGTTTGAAATTGGGTTATTTGGCCAAAAGTcataatttacaaattttGAGTTGTGGTATGTTTACTGataatttggatttgaaaaCATCAAGAAAATTATTCAGATCGTCTATTGAAATAAGAGATGTCATGTTGGATCCAGATTTAGGGTTGActatttttgaatttggcTCTTTATTAGTTTATAAGGATGAATCTATTGGACCATCATTGACCAGAGCATTCACTTCAGTTATTGCTAATCCTAAATTAGATCCaaattattgtttgaaaGCTTCCAAAGCTGTTGGGTTAGgtacaaaaaaattgccTCAAGATACCGTGGTCACaacaatttattcattaaCAAATCTTTTATTTGTTACTAATGAAGGGTTATTATTACCTTCTAAAAGTGCCAAAAGATTTAATACCGGCTTAAGTGCAGGAGATAATTTATCAGGAAGAGATGCATTTGCATCTCCAATGTCATCTAGAAGAACTTCATTTACTTCTTTCTCACAAGCTTTTAGCAAAGGTGCTAATTCCAGTGAATTTGATGAGAATGATTACCGTAAAGTTTGTGAAAATGCTGTGACAGGTATTATTGAAGTTTGTGAAAAATGTAATGATGAAAGTGTCCCAGCATTAACCTGTACTATTTTATCTCAAAAGGTCAACAAAATCGATTCACCAATTGGAcctttgattttgaaagcGTTGAGTTCATGTGCACCATTTTTACCTGAACGTGAGTTTGTTATTTTAATTagattattaaataaaatatcattTGATGCATtagagaagaaaaatatggTTATGATGGGTTATTTGACTGAAAGTAAAGTATTACTTGCTGAAAAGTTAAAAGTATCCAACCCCTTGTTTACGGTGTATCTTCATGAATTATTACAAGCAATCAATAGTAAAGGTGATGTTCAACAATTAGAGCACCATAGATCCCATAACGAAATTAGTGAAGTTGGCGATCAAATTGCCATCTATTTGAAACCATTAGCAGCATTGTTGCCTGATGTTCATTTAGGTGAAAAGCCGTTAGAGATTAAAAGTACAATTACTATCAACTTGTTTAGAAACATTTGGTTTAATATGGTTGTTCATGGATACAAtatcaattcaaaaaatacCAAAACTTTTAGAAGTGAATTAGAAAGAATTGCTTATAATTCGCCACCATTAGCTTCAGAATTGTCGTGGGACAGAACTGAAACTTCAATTGAGTTGAACACTGTTTTGAGAAGAGGTTCTTCTAATCATAACATCAAAGACCATCGTCATTATTTGGGCAACATTTTTGAAGTCCATCGTAGTTTATCTTACCCaaaattgatgtttttgTCTGCTGCGGTGTTTGTTGAATCTTTAAGAGTTAGAAATGGTAATTGTTCTGACTCATTATTGTATTTCACTGATCcaacaattaaaatatcaggtgttgataaatatttgggacatatttcatttaaaattgtcaaagatttcattcaattgattaacaCTGGTGCCAACAAACAATTCAGTGCTGACCATATAGCGGAACAATTGACAACTATGTTGATTAGCTGTTGTTACCCAGTTCCAGAAATGCAAGATGCCGCTATGCAATGTtgtgatttattaataagCAAAGTGCCATCATCGTTATGCCACAAAAAGAGTTTATTTGctttgtttgatttattgactttattatttgatagtATTGCCGATGCTGATGTTCATGAATACGAACCAACCACAGTATTTAGAGCCAGATGTACTGGTATTAAAGTGTCCATGTCCGACGACTATCATTGGAGAACCAGTACATTTAACAGATTCCATGATAAGTGTAAGCATTGGCTCAAAATTTTGTTACACAAATGTAACATTGATGTCAAGAGTTTAATTCAATCGTACATTTCTGCCAATGAAAGTTTACTGTTTGATAGTCCAGTCCAATTTGGGTTATCATTTGCCTTGGAAATGGCTGGTGCCATTTCATCCAATGATCGTGAATGGTCAGCAATTACCTATGCCAACAGCTCCAATTTGAATGCCTTGCCCACTATTGTTTCTCAATTGTCATGGAGAAGTAATTTTGTTACTGAAATCATGAATAAGTTGCCATTGCGTACTGACGAGGAAACTGATTTTGCCTTCCAAGCCATTAGAGAAAAAGTTTATTACATTAAAGCCAGATTAATTCCAGGAGATAGTGGATTTGATTATCCGACCAACGATGAGattatgaaattattgaGTGAAATTGCTGGGTTAACTTTATTGAGTGATGTTAACAATGCTGAATTGATTAGATATTTAGTGGAAATCCCATTCACAATGTTTGTTCCACTGATTATGATTACCGCAAGTGGAGTTTGGTTTGCCGTTATGAAGGATAAACCACAATTATCGGTACTTTTATTGAGTGAAATTGCCAAAAAATGGGAAGAATCTATACAATTACGCAAGGGGGTATTCTCACAAGAATTTGATCTTGTTCATCCAGAATTTGAGAAAATGGAATATGCACCCAGTAATAGAACATTGGTTAATAAGGAAGCTGATATTGCTCAGAAAAATTTTGCTCCTCATTTAGAAATTATTAGGTTATTTGCATCCAATTTTGAAGCCACATTAAATCAACTGGATCATTTATTAAAGATTTTCACGAGATTTGTTGAAGTAGGTTTGGAAAATTTAAAGATTGCCAGTTATCATCCATTATCTCGTTTGGTTCgttttgaattaattaaattttcttttgaatTGTTACAGTATCATATCAAATTAGGATCAAGAAGTAGCAAATATTTGAGTGAATTAATTTTGGATGGTGCATTAACTTGGTTTAGACAAAAAAGTACTTATCCATTTGGTGgcaacaaattgaaatttaagAGTGAATTAATACTTTTGAAAGAAGTTGCCAAATTTGTCACTGGATTAAACAATTTCCAACtggaattaattgatatgaAATCGAAAAttcttttatattttatgGATGATGAGATTTGTAAATTTACTGTATGGTTAAATTCAATGAATCCTTCAGATACTAGTGGTACTTATGTTAACCAACAGATTGGTGGACAACACCTTAAATTTGCTTATGAAATCGATCCAATTTTGGCCGTGAATTTGGCTATGAGATACAAATTAAAGAGTTTAGATGAGTTATTgcaacaattgataattaagGACCCATTACCTGCCATTAGTTACCCTGATGCAgtacaattttttattggtATCAATGCTGGAACCCATATGCCATCGTatcatttattgttttggGCTCCATTATCTCCTATTGATAGTATCACATTATTTTTACCACCATTTGGGTCCAATTCATACATTTTACAGTATACCATGAGATCATTAGAGAGCCATGATGTTAATTTGACATTCTTTTATGTACCACAAATAGTCCAGTCATTGAGATTCGATTATAAAGGTTATGTTGAGCGATTTATTGTCGAGACTGCTAAAGTGTCACAATTATTTGCCCATCAAATTATTTGGAATATGTTGGCTAATAGTtataaagatgaagatagTCAAGACCCAGATGATTTGAAACCAACTTTGGATCGTATTCAACAAACAATGTTGAAAAGTTTCAGTGCTCATGATTTGAAGTTttatgaaaaagaatttggatttttcaatgaagTCACTAGTATTTCTGGGAAATTGAAACCTTACATTAAGAAATCTAAAGCtgaaaagaaggaaaaaatCGATGAAGAAATGGCTTTAATTAAAGTTGAACCAGGGGTGTATTTACCATCCAACCCTGATggggttgttgttgatatcaACCGTAAACTGGGTAGACCATTACAATCGCATGCCAAGGCACCATTTATGGCAACATTCAAAATTAAGAAAGAATTGgttgattatgatgaaCAAGGTCACAAACAGgcatttgaaattgagaAATGGCAAAGTGCTATTTTCAAAGTTGGTGATGATTGTCGTCAAGATGTGTTGGCAttacaattgatttcaatgtTTAGAACCATTTGGAGTAATGCCGGATTAGATTTGTATGTATTCCCCTATAGAGTTACTGCAACTGCTCCCGGATGTGGTGTTATTGATGTTTTACCAAATTCTACTTCGAGAGATATGTTAGGAAGAGAAGCAGTTAATGGATTATATGAATATTTCATTACTAAATTTGGTCCTGAAAATCTGATTGAATTCCAAACGGcaagaaataatttaattaaatctttGGCAGCTTATTCGATTATTTCTTATTTATTACAATTCAAAGATCGTCATAATGGTAATATTATGTATGATGATCAAGGTCATATTTTACACATTGATTTCggattttgttttgatattgttcCTGGTGGGGTTAAGTTTGAGGCTGCACCATTCAAATTGACTCATGAAATGATTATGGTTTTAGGAGGTAATGATCAAACTCAGTCATTTAAATGGTTTGAAGAGTTATGTGTTAAAGGTTATTTGAGTTGTCGTCCATACATGGAATTTATTGTGAGATCCATAACTCCAATGTTGGAAAGTGGATTACCAtgttttaaagaaaatacaaTAAAGAATTTACGACAAAGATTTGTTCCAACTAAATCGGAAAAGGAAGCAGCATTGTACTTtagaaaattgattaagAAATCGATGGAAAGTTTCTACACTAAAGGTTATGATGAGTTCCAAAGACTTACAAATGGTATTCCTTACTAG